The following are from one region of the Streptomyces decoyicus genome:
- a CDS encoding transglutaminase family protein, whose amino-acid sequence MSGRARLALCAAVATLCAAGALLPLVDPISWMFEAAILLGLMTGVGAAARRVPLAGPLTIAAQALSAVLLMTLLFARQEAILGLLPGPDALAEFGRLLRHGMQDVGRYAIPAPVTPGIRLLLIAGVLLIGLVVDALAVTYRSAAPAGLPLLALYSVAAGLSKGGAGWLLFLVAAAGYLLLLLAEGRDRLSQWGRVFGGPGAGADRPDRGRGFASGADGQASAPVRAGRRIGAVALGIAVVVPAVLPSFDAGLLGGSGSGTGPGGGGGTISAVNPLVSLQDSLNQPEDKEVLNYRTTASDTRDLYLRIVALDQFDGTTWKPSERTVTDVPEELPRPAGLSPAVSLNRINTSISTAEWYAQNWLPLPYPASKVDISGRWRFEPQGRTLVGDRGQNTHGLQYQVESLQVRPTSQQLAAAPAPSARLLREYTKVPGSLPPVVRSTARRVTRGAPTAYAKAVRLQDWFAVNGGFSYNTDVRAGSGSEAIARFLRQKEGFCVHFSFSMAAMARTLGIPARVAVGFTPGTKQPDGTTSVGLKDAHAWPELYFQGIGWTRFEPTPSRGSIPDYAYPDTPGTADPGSPDPAPSRSEAPSEGPSTAPSCGPDEQRSGSGTGCVALPAESGTHPPESGSSPWAIAGLALAALLVLLLPTAPLLWRVRTRSRRLAGGGPDGDFAAGVLAAWRELLDTAWDFGIVPDESLTPRKAAARISDIGELQPEPAAAAHRVAAAVEQVLYAPQPQPVSGLTRDVQQVHAGLQTGATRRLRLRARLAPRSAARLLWAWSARWRALLLRCRNSRPVASVRRAAAALRPGRQRA is encoded by the coding sequence GGCCCTGTCCGCCGTGCTGCTGATGACCCTGCTGTTCGCCCGGCAGGAGGCGATCCTCGGACTGCTGCCGGGCCCGGACGCCCTCGCGGAATTCGGCCGGCTGCTGCGCCACGGCATGCAGGACGTCGGCCGGTACGCCATCCCCGCCCCCGTCACCCCCGGCATCCGGCTGCTGCTGATCGCCGGCGTGCTGCTGATCGGCCTGGTCGTGGACGCGCTCGCGGTCACGTACCGCAGCGCCGCGCCCGCCGGGCTGCCGCTGCTCGCGCTCTATTCGGTGGCCGCGGGACTGTCGAAGGGTGGCGCGGGCTGGCTGCTGTTCCTGGTTGCGGCGGCCGGCTATCTGCTGCTCCTGCTGGCCGAGGGCCGCGACCGGCTCTCCCAGTGGGGCCGGGTGTTCGGCGGGCCGGGTGCCGGAGCGGACCGGCCGGACCGCGGGCGGGGGTTCGCCTCCGGCGCAGACGGGCAGGCGTCCGCCCCGGTCCGTGCGGGCCGCAGGATCGGGGCGGTGGCGCTCGGGATCGCCGTGGTGGTGCCCGCCGTGCTGCCCTCCTTCGACGCCGGGTTGCTGGGGGGCTCCGGCAGCGGCACGGGCCCCGGTGGCGGTGGCGGCACGATCTCCGCGGTGAACCCGCTGGTGTCCTTGCAGGACAGCCTCAACCAGCCCGAGGACAAGGAAGTCCTCAACTACCGCACGACCGCCTCCGACACCCGCGATCTGTATCTGCGGATCGTCGCCCTCGACCAGTTCGACGGCACGACCTGGAAGCCGTCCGAGCGTACGGTCACGGACGTCCCCGAGGAGCTTCCGCGACCGGCCGGCCTCAGCCCCGCGGTCAGCCTCAACCGGATCAACACCTCCATCTCGACGGCCGAGTGGTACGCCCAGAACTGGCTGCCGCTGCCCTACCCGGCGTCCAAGGTGGACATCTCCGGGCGCTGGCGCTTCGAGCCCCAGGGCCGCACGCTCGTCGGGGACCGCGGGCAGAACACCCACGGCCTGCAGTACCAGGTCGAGAGCCTGCAAGTGCGGCCCACCTCCCAGCAGCTGGCCGCCGCCCCGGCCCCGTCCGCCCGCCTGCTCCGCGAGTACACCAAGGTCCCGGGCTCGCTGCCGCCGGTCGTACGGAGCACCGCGCGCCGGGTCACCCGCGGCGCACCGACCGCCTACGCCAAGGCCGTCAGACTCCAGGACTGGTTCGCGGTCAACGGCGGCTTCTCCTACAACACCGACGTCCGGGCGGGCAGCGGTTCCGAGGCCATTGCCCGGTTCCTGCGGCAGAAGGAGGGCTTCTGCGTCCACTTCTCCTTCTCCATGGCGGCGATGGCCCGGACGCTGGGCATCCCGGCCCGGGTCGCGGTCGGTTTCACTCCCGGCACCAAGCAGCCCGACGGCACGACCTCGGTCGGTCTCAAGGACGCGCACGCCTGGCCCGAGCTGTACTTCCAGGGCATCGGCTGGACCCGCTTCGAGCCGACCCCGAGCCGGGGCAGTATCCCTGACTACGCATACCCCGACACCCCGGGCACGGCCGACCCCGGCAGCCCCGACCCCGCACCGTCCCGGTCCGAGGCCCCCTCGGAGGGCCCCTCCACGGCCCCCTCGTGCGGCCCCGACGAGCAGCGGTCGGGCTCCGGCACGGGATGCGTCGCGCTGCCCGCGGAGTCCGGCACCCACCCGCCGGAGAGCGGCTCGTCCCCCTGGGCGATCGCCGGACTGGCACTGGCCGCCCTGCTCGTCCTGCTGCTGCCCACGGCCCCCTTGCTGTGGCGTGTGCGTACGCGCTCCAGACGGCTGGCGGGCGGCGGCCCGGACGGGGACTTCGCGGCGGGCGTCCTCGCCGCCTGGAGAGAGCTGCTGGACACCGCCTGGGACTTCGGCATCGTGCCGGACGAGTCGCTGACCCCGCGCAAGGCGGCCGCTCGGATCAGTGACATCGGAGAACTGCAACCGGAGCCCGCCGCGGCCGCCCACCGAGTTGCGGCGGCGGTCGAGCAGGTTCTGTACGCACCGCAACCCCAGCCGGTGTCCGGGCTCACCCGGGATGTGCAACAGGTGCACGCCGGGCTCCAGACCGGCGCGACCCGTCGTCTGCGGTTGCGCGCCCGGCTCGCCCCGCGCTCCGCGGCCCGCCTCCTCTGGGCCTGGTCCGCCCGCTGGAGGGCCCTGCTGCTCCGGTGCCGCAACAGCCGCCCGGTGGCGTCCGTACGGCGCGCAGCGGCCGCCCTCCGGCCGGGCCGGCAGCGGGCCTGA
- a CDS encoding DUF3040 domain-containing protein: protein MPLSEHEQRMLEQMERALYAEDPKFATALEGSGLRTYTRRRVYQAVAGFLVGIALLMAGMVAQQIWISVVGFLVMLGCAVLAVTGWRKAPKPGEQQSGAGSGGGVGAPARRQARQRRSMMNRIEDRWQRRRDEQQGH, encoded by the coding sequence GTGCCGCTCTCGGAGCACGAGCAGCGCATGCTCGAGCAAATGGAGCGAGCGCTGTACGCCGAAGATCCCAAGTTCGCGACAGCGCTTGAGGGAAGCGGGCTGCGTACGTACACCCGGCGACGGGTCTACCAAGCGGTCGCGGGCTTCCTGGTGGGTATCGCCCTGCTCATGGCCGGCATGGTCGCGCAGCAGATCTGGATCAGCGTGGTGGGTTTTCTCGTCATGCTCGGCTGCGCGGTGCTGGCGGTCACCGGCTGGCGCAAGGCTCCCAAGCCCGGTGAGCAGCAGTCCGGTGCGGGTTCCGGAGGTGGCGTAGGTGCTCCGGCACGCCGCCAGGCAAGGCAGCGCCGCTCGATGATGAACCGCATCGAGGACCGCTGGCAGCGCCGCAGGGACGAGCAGCAGGGGCACTGA
- a CDS encoding methyltransferase, producing MSDPLRPRASLRTAVVWDVLKDALERRVKAAGRDTLDVLDTGGGTGNFAVPVARLGHRVTVVDPSPNALFALERRAAEAGVADRVRAVQGDAHGLFDVVERGGYDTVLCHGVLEYVDDPAEGVRNAVEALRPAGTLSLLAAGLGGAVLARALAGHFTEAHHALTDPAGRWGEGDPMPRRFTADQLAELVSATGLQVGAVHGVRVFADLVPGVLVDTEPGAMEALLKLEAAAAEQPAFHSVATQLHVLAERD from the coding sequence GTGTCTGACCCGCTGCGCCCGCGCGCATCCCTTCGTACCGCCGTGGTCTGGGACGTCCTCAAGGACGCCCTGGAGCGCCGGGTCAAGGCCGCCGGCCGCGACACCCTGGACGTCCTCGACACCGGCGGCGGCACCGGCAACTTCGCCGTGCCGGTCGCCCGCCTCGGCCATCGCGTCACGGTCGTCGACCCCAGCCCCAACGCCCTCTTCGCCTTGGAGCGTCGCGCCGCGGAGGCGGGCGTCGCCGACCGGGTACGCGCGGTCCAGGGCGACGCCCACGGCCTGTTCGACGTCGTCGAGCGCGGCGGCTACGACACCGTGCTCTGCCACGGCGTCCTGGAGTACGTCGACGACCCGGCCGAGGGCGTCCGCAACGCCGTCGAGGCGCTGCGCCCGGCCGGCACCCTCAGCCTGCTCGCGGCCGGTCTGGGCGGCGCCGTCCTCGCCCGCGCCCTCGCGGGCCACTTCACCGAGGCCCACCACGCCCTCACGGACCCGGCCGGGCGCTGGGGCGAGGGCGACCCGATGCCGCGCCGGTTCACCGCCGACCAGCTCGCGGAGCTGGTGTCCGCCACCGGACTGCAGGTCGGCGCGGTGCACGGCGTACGGGTCTTCGCCGACCTCGTCCCCGGTGTGCTGGTCGACACCGAGCCGGGCGCCATGGAAGCCCTGCTGAAGCTCGAGGCGGCCGCCGCGGAACAGCCCGCCTTCCACTCCGTGGCCACTCAGCTGCATGTCCTCGCCGAGCGCGACTGA